The DNA region cttcatatagcagcagtaggggattcagcattatgaagcttcatctgtggtggttattgtgggaggttgggctgtggcacccaagcagtaccagctgaactcggttgagtccctggttaggctgggaggaacgtagagagtagaggtccccttttttgttttgttacatttgttgatgtcgggtacccccaaaaattgggggaagtgcctttggtatatgtatgtatgtatgtataatataattatacaaattAGCACATCTATATTTGTACTTTCTAAGCTATTCACCATTGCTGATATTTCAAGCTTCATAAAGCTCTTAAGCTTCAGAGTTATTAGCACAAAAGGCCATTTCATTTACAGTACCTTTGAAGATATTACATCTTATTACAAGTTATTACATCTTGTCTAAGAATGAAGTCACACGTAACTTGAAAAATTCTAGCAAAGCTTTTGTTTACAATGATTCCACAAGATGACATAAAGACAAAATTACTTCTGATAACTGCGCAGCGCTTTGTAcagcatcaaaatattcaataTTGCTTCCTCCTACCAAAAGAATTTTACACTGTAGTAAAAAATACCTCCATTTAGCAATGCAGAGTAGAAATTGAAGAAGCAGCAGTTATTTTAATAATCTGTTAATTTAATCTTATCTATAGTTAAACCCATATAAGAAAAAACTTTGGGATAAGGTCCTACACAGttaaaaattgcaaaataaatataagaaattatatcaAACCTAAAAAATTTAACCATGCATAACAATAGACAATTAggattatttacaaaaaaattactttttcgtAACCACTGATTATAAAGAAAAATTGCCTCAACTGATATTTGATAACCTACAAATCACAAAGTGGTGTATATACTACAGATAAAGAAGTACATTAATATGAAATTCTTACCTGCTCATAAGCAAGATGCCGTAGGTAGTCTGTATCGTCTATTTCAATACGCAAGCCATTGTGACGCCAAATATAAGAGGTGTCAAGTAAAAGGTCTGTGTGTGCCTCACATTCAAGTGTGATGTTATCACCCTTGGAGCTTGTGATTAAATCTGGTGGACTGCGGTAAAATTCTGGCTTGCCTATAACCGAAGTGAAcacaaaaatactttcaaatacACAGCAATTCATAGATGCTATAACTGACCTAACACTTTAATATAATTTCAACTAAAATAAGAAATTccttaataataaattaaatttgaaattggatgagaaaatttcatgaaaaagtTAAAAATATGTTCAACGAACTTCTTTTAGATCTGTCTGTTCTTAACTTTTATCCTATTTGTCCGATTAAAGACTATATGTTCTATGAACACTACCTTCAAATAAGAGCATTAGGATGAAAAATGTACATgtgatgtatattatatgtataaataactacatgtgacttaacccttttacccccaaacgacgtactggtacgtttcacaaaagccatccctttacccccatggacgtaccggtacgtccttgcgaaaaaatgctataaaaaatttttttttcatatttttgataattttctgagaaaattcaggcattttccaagagattgagaccaacctgacctctctatgacaaaaattaaggctgttagaggaatttaaaaaaaatatactgcaaaatgtgctgggaaaaaaataaccccctgggggttaagggttggaaatttccaaatagcctgggggtaaaagggttaagttagtaGTTAACCAAATCAATGTGACCAGGGACTACAAAATGGAGACTCTAAAAACAGTCTTTTGGAGAGTTAAAAGCTTTAGTTTGCACAATAATACTTCATGTTTGAGGAACTCATGATAAATAATTATTACTGTCATATTACTAAAGAAGGAACATCAGAGGACTAagaattttaaaaaatcaattacaATAAAAAACGGGGAAAAAAATTTACATGATCTGCAGAAGgtgaagcagttttttttttctatttccatagaAATTTCCAATGCACATATATAACCTAGTTAAACTTTCCAAAAGCCTCAAATTTTTAAAACTGAGGGTCGACTCTCTTCCAAAGGTTGTAATCACCCAAAAACCCTAGATCATGAAGATAAGATACACAAAACAAAACTGTAACATGTTCGAATGTTGTAGGTTTAAGTCCCTCTCTTAACTTGTTATATTggatctagataaaaaaaaaaaaaaaaaaaaaaaaaaaaaaaaaacagcatggcattaacccttttacccccaggctctttggaaatttccaacccttaacccccagggggttatttttttcccagcacattttgcagtatatttttttcaaattgctctaacagcctcaatttttgtcatagagaggtcaggttggtctcattctcttggaaaatgcctgaattttctcaaaaaattatcaaaaatatgaaaaaaaatttttaaaagcattttttttgcaaggacgtaccggtacgtccatgggggtaaagggatggcttttgtgaaacgtaccagtacgtcctttgggggtaaaagggttaaacatttcCATGATCAATCCAAACAGACATACTGTACCTCATTACAACAGTCTTTTAGTCTATAAAAAAGACACTGTACCTCATTACAACATAGTCTTTTAGTCTATAAAAAAGACACTGTACCTCATTACAACATAGTCTTTTAGTCTATAAAAAAAGACACTGTACCTCATTACAACATAGTCTTTTAGTCTATAAAAAAAGACACTGTACCTCATTACAACATAGTCTTTTAGTCTATAAAAAAAAGACACTGTACATCATTACAACATAGTCTTTTAGTCTATAAAAAAGACACTGTACCTCATTACAACATAGTCTTTTAGTCTATAAAAAAGACACTGTACCTCATTACAACATAGTCTTTTAGTCTATAAAAAAGACAGCAGTAGGTACTTACGCAACACTATCAGTCTGCCGGTGCTTGAATCCTCTCCATAAATATTATTGGCAGTACAAGTGTAATTACCTCCATCTTCTCGGGAAACTGGGTCAATAACCAGGTTACCATTACGAAGAATTTTTCTCCTACCGCCTAAAAGTAACAGAGCACAAAATTTCTGAGTGGTTTGAAAGGAAAAAATTGGAACATATTGATCTGTTGTTTAATCTTCTACTCTACAAAGAAAAcactacactatagtccatttcttttagcgatgcatatttgcaccgactcgcggcggtgcccttttagctcggaaaagtttccggatcgctgattggttggaattatctcgtccaaccaatcagcgatccggaaacttttccgagctaaacgggcaccgctgcgagtcggtgcaaatatgcatcgctaaaagaaatggactatagtatttctATGAAACAGAATACTCGATAAGAAAAACAAAGACGAAGGAATGCTGTTACATAATGAAGACTTACCATTGCCCACAACTAATCCGTCTTTCCTCCACTCAAAATTAGGTCTTGGTGCTGCTTCAGGATTGCAAACAATGGTCACATTTTTTCCCTCAGCTCCATACATTTCCACTTCAAGAGGTTTCTTAAGGAATGAAGGAGCCAATTCTAAGGGGGAAAATAATTCAGATTAACAATCAAATATTCTCTTAAGACTTGAATGGTAAATTTAGATCAGCATTTGATGCCAAGACAGAAGTTAATAAAATAAACCTAGCATTGTCTACCAAACTTTTGAAGTTAACGAATACATGCAACTattcaacaatgaaaaaataaactaatctAACATTTGTAAAACATGGAAATTTAAATGCAGTTTTGGCATGTCTTTGACCCTGCGCTTGTGTTCCTTCTGTGCTTTTCTGTTACTTTTCCCTGTAAATTTTTGCTCTTCAATATGGCTCCCAAGCATAAGGTAGACATTGATGAAACTGCATAAAAAAATAGGAAAGCCATCATCAAGGAAGTGAAGTTAGAAACTGGAATGAACAGAAGAGAGAGAAACGCAGACAAACAAAACCTGCATTATCAAACTTAACTGTTCGACTGTGCATCAAGTAATAAGATCATATACTTGGTCACTTGAAGGGCTTCTGCCCTTATGAAATCGAGTGATTATGAAACAGTTTAGCGGTCTTACCACTGAGATGGAGAGATTGTTACCTCTTTAGTTGGAAGAACATAGTCAACCGCATATTTCCGTGAGCTTGATGGTAATTAAGGCAAAAGTGAAAAGAATGCTtgacacattgaaaaaaaaaaaaaggacaggagTGAAATTAAACGAGTTTGTGGCCAGAAGGGGTTGGTTCTTGTAGTTTAAGGAGCTTGCAAATTATCATAACACAGAAGATCAAGGTCAAGCTGCTAGGAATGATGAGATAACAGCAAATGAGTGGGCTAAAATAATCAAGGAAGGGAGGGGGGTTACCTTGCTGATCAGATTTTCAAAGtcgatggcgaaatctaaccgaggacctttgcgtcaataggcgtaggagatgataatgccAAATTGTACCTACAGTGCCAAGGAGGGGAAAATAGAACCAGGCCACAAGTCTGACATGAAGAGACTGACTTTGCTGCTTGAAGGTAATGCTACTGGTGACTAAAAGGTGAAGCCCTTGTTGGTGTATCAGGCTGAAAAAACTTAGAAGATCAAGTGTGTGTCATCTATAGTTTTAACAAGAAAACTTGAGtgaaattcagtgtttttgaagtaagGAAATCCTTACTCCCTTTTGTGTACCATTAGTACAGCAGTGCTGTGAGCCAAGGATTTGCTTTTATAAATATTGTAAGAGTTAAGCACCCTACCCACCTGAATGACAAATCCAAATATGGTGGTGGTTTACCTTCCAATCAGTACTACTGCCCCTTAGAAGATAATAGGCAAAGGTAACACTTCCTCTTTCAAGGCCTACTACCTATGAAGGACATTTACTATACCTTTGGAAGGAATTGATAAGGAGTTTAATGCTACAACATCCTTTCAGCTGTGAAGAAAACTGATAATGCTTGGGCTAAGTGAAGCAGCTAAATTTGAACAGGGTGCAGAAGAAACTGTCACCCCAGGTTTGTGAATGATTTCCATGGTTTTGAGGAGACAATTGACTATTGCTAAGAGGGTTGTTCAAGGGATTGATTTGGAGGTGGACGCTGATGATAGCAGAGCCACTGGCATCTCCTGGTGAGGAGTTATCTGCTCAGGACCTCATTCAACTGGAGAAGCAGAtaaatgaagaggaggaggaatacaTACCAACCTCTGAGACCCagatatatatacaatgtaaaaccTGTCTGAAGGTTTTTCACTGATACAACAGGGGTTGCGAAAATTTTATGCCGAGGGTCCCAAGAATGGTGTGTTGTAAGCAGATCTTGAAGAAGAAGAGTGTGAATTTCCAGACAAGACTGGAGAACTACTTCAAAATGCTGGAAATTTCTGGAACAGATCTTGTCAATTTGAACAGTAGGTCAAAACACAGAACTACTATcaacacacttaaaaaaaaaaataataataataataaatcataccaAAGAAACATCTGGTGGAAACTCTAAACTTACTTAGGACTTTGAGTTCAGCTGACGAGAAAGAGGATCCCAGCTGGTTTGTAGCTTTACACTGGTACATTGCTTCATCTTCTTCAgtaacagatttgattttaaagatACTAtcctataaagaaaaataattttgaatagttTAAATGACCCAGTCAATACTATACTGAGAAGATAAGAAGATTTCTATCACCATTATTTTAATTAGACCATATTTCTATTCTCATACAACTAGCAATAAGGGCTTGCCCTTAAATTCAGATGTCTGTTCTTGAAGGATACCAAAGGGAATAAATGAAAGTAAAACGCAATAAGAAATAtaactagatttaaaagatattAGTTATCCAAGTACAGTAGTCCCATATTTGAAGAGATAATCAGGTGAGCACAGTTTAAAATTACTTACCACAATTTCATATCGAGCCTGCTGATCTGGAGTAAGGTTTTCGATTGTTAGTGGTTGAGAATTCCTCAGCCACTCATAATCTACATCTGGTATTCCAAAAGCTTCACATTCCCAAATGAGGTCAGCATCCTTAGCAATGAACTGATCCAAGAGACGGATAGTGAAGCTAGGTTTCGCTAAAAGGGAAAAAGTATGTGAGAAAATTTCcgaatgataaaatttataataaaatatatctgtAGAGTAATAATTTTTAACcctattatcattatcctttttacccccgggctctttggaaatttccaacccttaatccccaaggggttatttttttcccagcacattttgcagtatattttttttaaattgctctaatagccttaatttttgtcatagagaggtcaggttggtctcattctcttggaaaatgcctgaattttttcaaaaaatatcaaaaatatgaaaaaaaaaaaatttttatagcatttttttttcaaggaagtaccggtacgtccatggtggtaaagggatgggttttgtgaaacgtaccagtacgtcctttgggggtaaaagggttaagatatatgGCACAAAACTAGTGTACATGTTACTAGGTTGAATATTCAACGATAATATTTTTAACACATTACTAACTGACATGAAACAACTGAGATACTGTATTCTACCCATACTAAAGATATTTTACTAACATAACACACTTTGTCACTTGACTCACCTTGGATGCTGAGAGAAATGGTATTTTCAATAGAAATCCTACTGTTCTGAGCTCGGCATATGTAATCTCCCATGTCAGAGGGTTCTACCTTTGGCAAAATCAAGACCCTGTTGTAGCTGGCAAAATAAGCACCTCTGGGCAGCTGGCCATCCCTGCGAGTCCAATTGTAAGATGGAACAGGGCTGGTggagaaattaatatatatttaagtaaaaattCACGAGGTGAAATTAAACACTTACTCTATTTAATATACAATGTTTTAATCAAGATTATTCTGGGACTCAGAGAATCTTAAATGCTATAAATGTTGATTAAtttttaaaccttttacccccaggctatttggaaatttccaacccttaacccccagggggttatttttttcccagcacattttgcagtataatttttttaaattgctctaacagccttaatttttgtcatagagaggtcaggttggtctcattctcttggaaaatgcttgaattttctaaaaacaatataaaaaatatgaaaaaaaaattttatagcatttttttgcaaggacgtaccggtacgtccatgggggtaaagggatggcttttgtgaaacgtactagtacgtcctttgggggtaaaagggttaatatacaatGTCTTAATCAAGATTATTCTGAGATTCAGAGAATCTTAAATGCTATAAATGttgagtaatttttaaaaaatccagccaaaacagaaaaataattttaatatttctttactcACTAGCCAAACGCAATGCACTCCAGCCTCACATCTTCCCCTCGAACAGGAGACTCGGGGAATGCCTTGGGGAAGTTATTGGCAAACTTCAACTGCTGGTAGTTAGCTGAGGAGATAATTAAATAAAATGTCTTCCAAACACTAATTACTATAAATTGTGTTAAATATGATAGTCTTTCCTTGTGATATAACTAAAACACCACTGAAAGGTCTTCTATAACAGCTAAATTTCCAATTTGGCACTAAAGCATGGGAATTTTCTACTacataaaatagaatgaaaaagcATTGCCCGAAGCCTACAGTAAGATTACAATTTATGCATACAACAAATACATCATGTAAATCAACTGTTAAGCAATTTTGAGACCTGTTataaaatgacaatttgtcctaaattgtattttccctagctatacaaacccgtaatcatttaatatgggAATTTGTTTCAGTTGCGCTGaaacgaattcctatattaaatgattacgaggtttgtatatcgcgtcggaacaaataTTCTAATTGAATTCTTTATAACTAAATCCAAGCCATCTGTTTGCCGAATATCTTCAAACTAACTTTTTACATTTAAATATCAAAACTGAAGTCAAGTACTGATGTATGAAAGCTTCATATGAAATTAAAGTGCTTAAATCTTTAAACAACTTTgcaaattttaataaaaacatatcTAATCTGAAAATgactacatatatttttttttatttcaaatggcaACTTTAAAGTATTCCAATACTATTACTTATTAGAAATTAGTTTTGCTTAATAAGACAAAAATTACCATTTACCAAAATCTGTTAACATTAAAGAAAACATAAAAGTGTAATTTAGAAAACTACTTACGATGAGGATAGACTTCTAATTTGAAGAAAGGGCCATTTTTACCAATGCCTGACACTGAACTCTGTACATTGCAGCTGTAAGTGCCACTGTCGATGTAATCAAGGTAAGAGAAGTATATATTGCCATCAAATGACACCATAGTTCTTTTGTCTTCTTCAACAAAGTTAGGGAAATAACTCTTTGCCCAATAATATCTCACgtctgaaataacaaaaaaaatttgtTAGATGTTATGAGTACCTCCATTTCTTAATTATgttcataaaaaagaataaattacaaatatatatatatatatatatatatatatatatatatatatatatatacatatatatatatatacatatatatttatttatatatatatatatatatatatatacatacatatatatatatatatatatatatatatatatatatatatatacatacatatatatatatatatatatatatatacatatatatatatatatatatatatatatatatatatatatatatatatatatatactgtatatgtattgtacTAGCATCCTCTATAAAACAATTCTTTAATATCATGATCAATTTATATATCTGTGAGCTACTACACTAATCAATGGTGCTATACAAGTGTTCAAAGTATATGACCAAATCTATACTACATTCAAATTACTTCCATTATTTCTGATAAGATGACTAGGTAGGTAGTacattggccaaggcaccagccacccattagatattaccactagagaattactgggtcctttgattgattgcactctggttacggctcacttttccttttcctacacatgccccaaatagtctggcctattctttacacattctcctctttcctcatacacctcacaacacttaAGATAAGCAATAAATTCCTcttaactcaaggggttaactactacagtgTAATTGTGCCgtggctaatttccacttggtaagggtagaagactttagctatggtaagcagctcttttacaagtacactccaaaatcaaaccattgttctctagtcttagatagtgccatagcctctgtaccatggtcttccactgtcttggggtagagttctcttgcttaagggtacacacacacacacactattctatctgttttcttattacctttctacattagactattttccctattggagcttttgagcttgaagcaccaagcttttccaactagggttgtaacttaataataataattaaataagtaAAATTACCCATACAGTACCCTAGAGGCATCTATGTATGAAATATGCTCAACTTTTTAGAGGTGGcaaaccactttatgttatataaGCCAACAGATATTTCTTCAGCTACCTACGCAAATCCTATCAACATTTACTTCAATCACAGGTTTCATTGATGCGCAAATAAATATTTAGAAGAATTTTAACATAAACTCTCAAAATACAGATCCACTTTCAGAATTGAACACTTTAAGCTAGAATCTTGAAAGAAGGACATTTTTTGTATCATATTTTACTAACCAGGAAAGTGCTGAGGTGGATCACAGTAAATGGCCTTGCCCCAAAATTGGTTTCCCTGTTCATCGGACCTCTTCAGGTTAAATTCGGCTACATAAGCAAACAACAGCTGCACACTTTCTGATGTGACAGTGCCAAACTCATTTGAGGCTCGACAATGGTACTTCCCTCGATCCTCAACCTGCAGGAGTAAAACAATACTTGAGATTGAGTGAAATTGAATGAGAAAATGAACAAGAATTTTAAACCTTTTatccccaccataaggttaaatttcgagcacattttgctatatatattttttaaattgctctaacaggctcaatttttgtcctagagaggtcagattggtctcattcttttggaaaatgcctgaagtttctcataaaattatcaaatatatgtataaatatataattaacagtgttttgcaagaacgtactggtacgtcctttgggggtgaaagggttaatgtcTCTAAAAACGTATACATTGATATTTTCTTAGCTCTCATACCTGCTTTGGATTATTGATGATCAAAGTTCCTCCAGAGACAGTAAATCGAGGGTCTTGAAGAGGATCTATGCGTTTCGGGGTGAGTTTATTTTCCTCGTATGTTTCCTTGTACCAGTCATACTCTGGATGAGGGTATCCTTcagctaaaaaagaaaatattcgatGAGGGTATCCTTCAGCTAAGAAAGAAAGTATTCGATGAGGGTATCCTTcagctaaaaaagaaaatattcaatgagGGTATCCTTcagctaaaaaagaaaatattcgatGAGGGTATCCTTcagctaaaaaagaaaatattcgatGAGGGTATCCTTcagctaaaaaagaaaatattcgatGAGGGTATCCTTCGACtaagaaagaaaatattcatataacTCCTGTAATTAATATTATATGAACACTATTTTGCTTTCATAAATTTCAAGTTAGCAACTTAAAATTGAACATTTATTCAACTTACCTAAGCACATAATCGACACGTAATTAATCACTTCTCGACGAGCGAGATCAAAAATAGTATTTTTAGGTTGCTTGATGATAGCTGGACCGCGCGGAACCTTCTCCGGATCAGAGATGACAACGCCATATTCATGACTACGTTCGATTGACTCATCCATAAGATTGTTGAGGTTTGTTTGAGGGATTTCACAAATATACAAAAGAGGATCTTCGCCATCGACCATCAACAAACCCCACTCCTTGTTTTGAACTGAATATCTGCAAAGATAGGCAAAACTCGCTGACTGATCACGAACAATATTAGCCTGAAGATCTTTATTTTGAATAAACTGACTGCAGTAAATCAAATTTCCTCATGGATAACGATGTGAATATCTACGAAAACTTACGAATATGCTAAATATTTCTTTCTGGGACTAGATCCTTGGTTGGGAAGCAAGGCTTCCATCATATCTTGGAAGGAGGTACCATCCCCTTCATTTTCCCACATGTTAGGCGTCTTCTGTACGCCAGAAATATACCACTTCCTCAACAGGGGATCATTTTCACGGAGG from Palaemon carinicauda isolate YSFRI2023 chromosome 35, ASM3689809v2, whole genome shotgun sequence includes:
- the LOC137627910 gene encoding contactin-like — encoded protein: MLLRGDLCVLWVTLIIGEQLLYAEGQKRRPTNVLSEVESPTEEIEVHCPVKWVHYKVSCYKFIRSPVKTRKQARAICEAYGVGSDLVSVSDKEEHGFLIRHLRENDPLLRKWYISGVQKTPNMWENEGDGTSFQDMMEALLPNQGSSPRKKYLAYSYSVQNKEWGLLMVDGEDPLLYICEIPQTNLNNLMDESIERSHEYGVVISDPEKVPRGPAIIKQPKNTIFDLARREVINYVSIMCLAEGYPHPEYDWYKETYEENKLTPKRIDPLQDPRFTVSGGTLIINNPKQVEDRGKYHCRASNEFGTVTSESVQLLFAYVAEFNLKRSDEQGNQFWGKAIYCDPPQHFPDVRYYWAKSYFPNFVEEDKRTMVSFDGNIYFSYLDYIDSGTYSCNVQSSVSGIGKNGPFFKLEVYPHPNYQQLKFANNFPKAFPESPVRGEDVRLECIAFGYPVPSYNWTRRDGQLPRGAYFASYNRVLILPKVEPSDMGDYICRAQNSRISIENTISLSIQAKPSFTIRLLDQFIAKDADLIWECEAFGIPDVDYEWLRNSQPLTIENLTPDQQARYEIVDSIFKIKSVTEEDEAMYQCKATNQLGSSFSSAELKVLKLAPSFLKKPLEVEMYGAEGKNVTIVCNPEAAPRPNFEWRKDGLVVGNGGRRKILRNGNLVIDPVSREDGGNYTCTANNIYGEDSSTGRLIVLRKPEFYRSPPDLITSSKGDNITLECEAHTDLLLDTSYIWRHNGLRIEIDDTDYLRHLAYEQGYDYDYQRRRNELFDNPSDLNLIDRQRMQDYYASKREPPFEKGYRLGHLRIKELTLADAGVYECVAISPVAKISISTTLIVHGPPGPPGGISAVDLTSTSARIRWTDGASNGKPILLYNIQTRTQWTRNWVTVAENITAKLIDTTNGRREYQLGEVLSPWSSHEFRVQGINALGLGQFSTSSPQANTKEDKPFTYPENLGGGGGKTGDLTITWDPLPNEKQNAPGVYYKVFWRRSVLDPETEFQNIIMEGRGNIGMLVVDVNPVKYFYTQYEVKIQAWNSLGPGPISETVEVFTAEDMPQVQPTEVSAFAHNATSLNVTWQPINPTRDNIRGELIGYRIKYWRRVDNETDHIIKLRIGTEPHGLIVGLVPNTFYWVRVMAYNRAGSGPESERFLERTWRDNPRMPPNAVKVYAIDPSTIRVTWRGVTPGPMEEPLIGYKIKIWEADQDFTKANDTYVFIGSPLEAYVHDLTPGKTYKLRVLAYSRGGDGKMSSPPWEFQLGDPDVLRGEAPSTFHVLNSSLLLTFLVAFFTPLVRSRYFTTH